Genomic DNA from Abyssisolibacter fermentans:
TGACTTTGCTAGTTTTAGATAATATTCGGTATTATGAACTGGACTAATTGTATAAGAAATTGCTGCTTGTGCGTGACCACCTTCTTTTTTTGTAGTCAACAAAGCTTTCTCTATGTTACGTATATCATTTAATGCATCAAAGATTCTTATTATATCAATACCATTATATATGGCTTTTTTAACGAATTCTTCTACTACATCATCAGCATAATGCTTATATCCTAATAAATTTTGTCCTCTAAGAAGCATTTGAAGCTTTGTATTTTTTACTTTCTTTCTTATTGTTCTCAATCTTTCCCAAGGATCTTCTTGTAAAAATCTCAGAGAAGCATCAAAAGTAGCTCCACCCCACATTTCTAAAGAATGATACCCTACTTCATCCATCTTTTCTAATATAGGACACATCTCATCAGTCGTCATTCTTGTTGCTATTAATGATTGATGACCATCTCTTAATACAGTCTCTGTTATACCAACCTTCTTCATAATATAGACCTCCTACCACATCAACTTTATATAATATAATTTGTGGAAAAATCTCTATTTTAGCCACCTTTATTTGACTTTATTCTATCACCGATTTTTAATTATGTACATATACAAATAAAGGTGTTATAATAAAATTACTTAAATTAATAATTTGTTTTTATATATTTATTAAATAAATAAAGTGGAGGTTAAGATGGATATTACAGACTCGAAAATTATTGAAATATTACAGAATGATGGTAGAATATCTATGAAAGATTTAGGTAAATTAGTTTCATTAAGCCCTCCAGCAGTTGCTGAGAGAGTTAAAAAACTAGAAGATGTAGGCATTATTGAAGGTTATAGAGCTATTATAAATCCAGTTAAACTCAATAAAAACATAACAGCTTTTATATCTTTAAATATGAAGGAAGGCAGGTATGAACAATTCTTAGAATATGCAAAGAATAAAAAAAGCATAATAGAATGTCATCATGTAACTGGAGGAGATTGTCTCAACTTAAAAGTATTAGTTAAAGACATCCAAGAACTAGAACAACTTATAGATGAAATAAAACTATCTGGTAATACACAAACTTCCATAATTTTATCTAGTCCAATTAATAATAAGATAATTATATAGTATTCTTAAAATATTAAGAATCATACTTTAGAATAGTATTAAAGAAAAAAAAGATATCTCAAAATAATTTTGAGGTATCTCTTTTACATGTTATATAATTTTTTCGATAACTCTATCATAGATAAATCTTTGCTTGAATTATAATATTCGATATATGAAGTTTCCAATATCTGGGTAGTTAACATTTGTTGTAATTCTAACAAATTTTTTAGATGTGTTGCTGTCCCTCTATTACCATCTATTATAGGTATATCATAATTTATTACCTCTTTTAAAATTTTTTTTAAAAACACAAAATGAGTACAACCTAATACTATTGCACCTACTTCACTCATATCTATATTTTTTATATAATCTTTAACAATTGACTTTGTTATAGTACAATTAATATCACCTGATTCTACTAACTCTACTAATTTTGGTGCTGGTATTTTTAATACTCTTTCTAAAGCATTAAGCCTATTTAACAAACTTTTAAATTTGGTCTCTTTTAATGTAATCGGAGTTGCTAATACAACAATATTCTTTCCCTTTGCAATATTTAATGCAGGTTTAACAGCTGGCTCCATTCCTATAATAGGTATTGAATATCTATCTCTTAAAATTTTGACTGCTGCACTAGTCGCAGTATTACATGCAACAACAATCGCTTTAACTCCTTTAGACACTAAAAAATCACAAACCTTAATAGATAATTCTATAATCTCTTCTTTTCTTTTTATACCATAAGGCGCATTTGCGGAATCACCATAATATATATATCTTTCATTAGGCATAAGTTTTACTATATCCCTTAAAACGCTTATTCCCCCCATACCCGAATCAAATACACCAATAGCAGAGGTATTACATTCAATTTTCAAAAAAAATTCACCGCTTTCATTGCAAAATATAACAATTATTATTGAACTTAGGATAACGCATTTATTAGATTTTGTCAAACTTTTATTAT
This window encodes:
- a CDS encoding Lrp/AsnC family transcriptional regulator, whose amino-acid sequence is MDITDSKIIEILQNDGRISMKDLGKLVSLSPPAVAERVKKLEDVGIIEGYRAIINPVKLNKNITAFISLNMKEGRYEQFLEYAKNKKSIIECHHVTGGDCLNLKVLVKDIQELEQLIDEIKLSGNTQTSIILSSPINNKIII
- the murI gene encoding glutamate racemase; this translates as MKIECNTSAIGVFDSGMGGISVLRDIVKLMPNERYIYYGDSANAPYGIKRKEEIIELSIKVCDFLVSKGVKAIVVACNTATSAAVKILRDRYSIPIIGMEPAVKPALNIAKGKNIVVLATPITLKETKFKSLLNRLNALERVLKIPAPKLVELVESGDINCTITKSIVKDYIKNIDMSEVGAIVLGCTHFVFLKKILKEVINYDIPIIDGNRGTATHLKNLLELQQMLTTQILETSYIEYYNSSKDLSMIELSKKLYNM